The genome window CTCCTGGATTTCGTTACCGCCCTCTGGCACTGGCACAGCGGTTTATGGGATGTTGGCAAAAGGCAGCCACAAGCTCGAGTGCCCACACGGCACAGCAAGCGGCATGTTTCGCTCCAGAGGTACCAGGCGCGAACACAGATCAGGCTTCACATCAGGGGACCCCCTGGGACTCACCCCAAGGGTGCAGCAGGTTTGATCTTACCTACCAGAACCTGTGCTTGCACCGGGGAGGGAGCCCAGCACCACGCGGGGTAAGCAGGACAGCACCCCGAGAGGTTTTACCATTGAGCCTTACAGCAGACAGACACGTTAGGGACTGCTGAGCCTTGGCACAGGGGCACGCTGCGTTACGGTGCTGCATTTTAGGAGTGAACCGGCAGTATGGAACTTCTGCAACCGCTGGCCAACAACAAGCGGGAGGCCAAACCCCAGGGTAAGCCTCCCTGAGCGCACCCTCCAGACAGAAGGTTTTCAGGCAAAGTCTGGTTCCTGCCCTCACCTAGACAAGCAGATGCCAGGAGCTGTTCTAGTCAAATCCTTTGCTGAGCTGTCAGCTTTATGCACTTGTACGCCCACTGACCTACGTAAAGATTGAAGGAGAGAGACCCGCAGTTAAGTCAGTAAAAAGAACACCTCAGGCATGCCGACTGACGTACTGGAAAGGAGCAGCTCTGGTTTAGGACCCCTACCAAGAGGTTTCCATGTTTTACAGAAGTAAGGGGTGTTAATTACAATTGCATCTTGTTCTCCTGCAGCTCGGGAGAGAGCAGGCACTTCCCTCAGTGCCACTGTGCAGGCAGAGGGTTGGGAATGGGGAAGACTCTTTCCGATCGCTTCCAGGAAGAGAAGTTAACACCTCAGAACAACTTCTAGAAAGGGATCGTCCTCTGACCACAGCTCCTCCTCGTCCCTGCTACTCTCACCACTTCAGCAAGAAACGAAACATTCAAAGgcagccaccagctccctcGGGGCTCTCCATGCATTTCAGCTTCTGAGACATTCAGAACCGCACCTGCACGCATCCTGCAGCCTCCTTTCACGAGGAGCTGTCGGAGCTCAGTGCTACCCCAATCAGTAAGTTGCAAGTGAGCCCAACCCTCCGAAAAGAGCAGTGGGAAGGTCACCTTCAGCACCACCCACCATCGCGTGAATGCTCTTCACGTCCATTTTGGCAATGACACTTTCACCAACTCACTTTAATTGGCACAATTAGCTCTGCTCCAGAACAAAGCCATTAAATACAGAACATACAAGGAACTAAAAGCCACTGGGACCCCCAAGACAGCCCAAGCAGAAGATGCAAGATCACGTCACCTGTAACAGACCGCCCATCGGAACGGGGACACAACGCTCCCCCTTTGCACATGCTCGAACTGGCAGCGCTCGGCTTGCTCCACAACACAGACCACTCAGACAGGTAGTTCCACAAGCATGCCCAACCCCCAAACACCCATAAAGCAGCACAAAGTCCTCCCGTTGCTCACGAACTGGACTTGCAGGGGTCACTGGTCTGCCATGCACCGCAACAGCCAGAGCCTTACCTATTTGCGGGCGAGTTGAGGCCTCCGCTGCCCAAGGAAGAAGTGGACAGGGTCGTGGCGATGGAATCGCTGTTAGCTTCGTCTACCGGCAGGGTCCTGGGCAGGAGATCTGGGCGACCAAGGTGGGAACCTGAGTTGAAGCACAGACTGTTCCATCACCAGCACCAGTGGGATCGTGTGGCACGAGCTCCCACACTAGCCAGGGGTCAGGATCTGTGCTGAATCCCACCCGAGACATTTCAGACACCTTAAGACTGAAGAACTCGCCCTGCAGGCAATTCTCCGTTCCAAGTCCAAGCCTCCACAccactgcccagcccagcttCTCCCCTGGCACAAACCCCACGGGCACAAGCTGTGGGGAAGAGACTAGGGGCACAGGGGACTGCCACGCAGCCTCAGCCGCTTCCCGGGGGGAGCAAGGTCCACGCTGGATGCTTGGACAAGGCTGAAGGACCCCACGAAGACGCGTGGGCTAACCGTTCCCCACCTCACCACCTGGTCCCCTCCTGACTGGCTTTTACCACCTGCCCTTCACGTGTTGCACCAGAATGCCTGGCACAGCCAAGCCTTTACGGGCTCGCTGCTCCTCTAGGCTTCCTTGTGGGGCCGTCAAAGGCCACCTGGTGAATATGAGTTTTTGGCCCCGTCTGATTTCTTGCACACACAGTCCCAGAAAAGAGGCAAACCCCCGGCAGGGCCGCAGAACACCACAGAGGTGTCCTGCACAGCTCAGGAGGCAGCAAGCTTCAATTAGacaaataaaagctgaaaaataacttctctaGGAttgatgtggggttttttgggtttttttgtttgttttttttttttttaagcccagGCACCAACCTTGCTCTATGTCCGCCTCCGTCATTACTTGTGCTTTTGTCTCACAGGACATGTGCGACTGGGAAGGCACTCCTTGACAGCTCCGACGAGGAACCGCTGTGCCAGACCGGCTCTTCTTGGAAGGGGATGGCTTTACTTAAAGACAAAAACCAAGAAAGCACTTTTCTAACGCGTTCAGGAAGGAGTAAAAGACTTGCCAGTGACAGAGTCTGGCACAAGATCTGTGCCCTGAAAGAACAAGCTGATGGATGAAACAATTCCTGCGAGATCGCATCTGTGAGCCAAAAACAATgtaggaggaaggaagaggtgaCAGAGCGTAACAGACTTCCTCAAGCTCTGGCCTGCTGCTGTCCACCTTCCCGGACCACAGGCACTGAGCAGGAAGGAGCCAGAAACCACAGCAATCGCCAAGGGAACCGCCGCGTGGAGGTACTTACGTGGTATTTTCTTGAATGCTGTGTTGCACATGAACCGTTGGAACCTTTCGGCGTAGAAGCTGGGTCTGTGCACAGATACAGTGTCCTAGAAATCCAAGGGACAAACGTTAACGTGTGAATTTGAATTAATAAGCGATCGAGGTTAACACGAGCTTCTCTCAGGGTGTTAAGCCTTGAACCACAGGCTGTTGGGCTGGGAACCATTGGGGATTCTCAGTCGGTCCCACAAGCAGCCGTGAAAAGCAGATTAGCTACAAGCAGTGGGCATTATGTATAAAGCAATCAGTACTTGTTAATGAATAAGTAGGTGACCAGCATTAACAAAGCCAACAGTTCTGACAGTACTTAGAAATTAATATGAGGGCAAACACACACACGCCATAGAAATCCAGGATCCTAAGCCAAGAAGGAGCAAGGACAGTGGGCACAATTTAAAAAGACACCAGTATTACTGCAAAACAAGTCtaaaagtcttatttttctACTTACCCCGTCGTGTACAAGGGCCTTCCAAGAGTGCTCCAGCTTCTTGACAAATCTGACAAAGGAAAGAAGTAAGAACAGCTTTCAGACCAAGTCCCCACTGTCCGTATCGTATCGTGCCTGCTCAGTACCCAGCCTGGCTTcgcacagcagcagccagcacacccCGAACGCAGGCTGCGTCGGTTCCGGGTTCTCTTCATGGCCCCATTTTTCTAAGACTGTTCCACAGACACCGGGGCTGACTGCACGGTTCACTCTCCCAGGGGAAGGGTTTCACAAGCGTAATTATCAAGAGTAGTTAACTTACGTAGGTAAAGTCTCTGTTAAATGTCACTGCAACCTTCTGCACATTGCGTTTTACTATAAACAGAGGAAACGGTAAGCCCTacagctattttttattttataggtGTTAAGTGGTTATGGCCATTTTAAGCCACCACTTGTTTTTTCCTCGCCGCTTCCTGCACAGTGCCTGCGTACAACCACCACGGCACACCAAAACAGCCTCTGAAGAGTACGTCTATTCTGGAAATTTGAAGCAAATACAGTAAGCAAGACGCAGGAATTGATCCCAACATGCCTGACCAGAAAATAGGAAgtggtaaattaaaaaaaagtttatttgtgCCTTAACTATTCCTTGAAAGCCAATCTTGACAACCAGATGGGGGCAGACAATGCTGTAAAGTCTTCACCCTTCGGCAGCACAGAGCCGCTCTTAAATGTCTCTTACCTGTAGGACTGCAACACGTCAATGATGCCGATGTAGAGCAGCAGCCTCTCCCCCTTCGCGTTGCGGGCTGGAATGCCTCCCATCCTAGAGGACAGGACACAAACGTGAAAGGGCATCCTCGCAGCCCACTCCTCTCACGCAGCCTAGCGCGGGCTGAATGTTACGCCAACTACTGAACAAGTGTCAACATACCGGACGTACCTACTGCTCAGCTAACAAACCGAGGAGGTCAGAGCAAAACGCTTTTTCAGTAAATTAGCTAAACCTCCTGAGAATCGATCCTCTTTTCCATCTGTATGACACTTCTATTGAAGATCAGGGTTAACCCCGACTCGTGCATGAGAAGATACCAAGCAAGTAAAGAGCATCTGCTACCACCCACACTAAGGTGGCAGCTGGACTTTATCAGCATTTCGTCTGACCTAACAAACACTCACTATGCCTCTTCCAGATGGAGGGAAGGAACTACTTGAAGCTGCCAATAACTGGCAGGCAGAGAACTCTCAAATGCCACCTGGAAGGCGAGAAAGTCTTTTGTATATTGAGGAAGGGAAATCAAAGAGGAAAGCACAAGACTTGATACCAAGAGCTCTCCACCCAGTGTGACAGCAagcctgcagagcccagcctgcaCCCAAATTAAGCTTCCCATTAGCCAAGCTTGGGCTTTGCCCCTCGCTCCTGGCAGAACTTCCCGGGAAGAGCCACACTGACACAGACTCACTGGTCATCTGTTTCTATGgtgcccccccgccgcgcctcTCCCTGGATGGACTCCATGGCTGTGGAGTAGAGGGCCTTCTGGGCGGCGGGTCGTCGCGTATCAGTCTGGGACGTCCCGTCTGCCATCGCATGCTCTCGCTGCGCCAGATCGATGTTATGGATTGCCACAAGCAAGCTGTAATCCATGATTTTAAAGCTCTGCAGGACCTGGGCGGAAAATCAACAAAGGCTCGTTCAGAATCGCAAGCGCAGGGAAACTGTCAGAGCAGACATTTTCCGAAGCGCAGTCATGCATGCCCGGACCCCCAGCGCACGCAGGGGACGGCTTTTAATCTGCCACCTGCGCACCATCAGCTCATCATCGCCAAAGGGAGTCAGAGGAAAGCACCGGTGGTGCTCCTGTGCAGCCGGGGACCCAAGCCAGGGGAGAACGCTGACTTCTGCACGGCCGCCCAACTTGAGACCGGCCTCAGCGAAGCATCCCACCCCTCCTCCCaatcctgccctgctcccagagctcagcctgggcagaggGTGCTTCCTCCACCTTGAGAGACAGCGCTGGGTttaattcaggctggaaggaaaCCGGGGGCCGGGTCCCGCTTCTTGtccaaaccaccaccaaaagaACCAGGTTCTCCAAGGTCAACAGGCAGAAGCTACAAGGTGGCAGCTGCCATCTCCTTTCCGTGGGAAAGGCTCAGAAAAGATCTCTCCCCACCACCCTTCACCTTCCACTCACCAAACAGTCTCTCTGTAACGTTTTGCACAGAGCATTATACATGTCAGAGTCCAAGAAGAGGCCATCAGGAATGTCCTGCATAAAATCCAAGTCCTTGTACGTTGGGAAGACCTTCTCTCGCTCCTTCTGGGATGCTCGGCGTTTGTAGGTGGAGCCCTTCAGGTCGTATTTCAGGTGCATTTTGACAGAGCGCGGCAGGAGGTTGTTCATCACAACAATGCGAATGTTTTTGCCTCCGGCCTGGACACAGTACAAGCCGTAGAACTTTGGCAGCAGCGTCCTTGGGTTCTGGTTCAAATTCTGAAACATCAAAGACACAGGAACACCTTCAAAGCCATCCTGGCTATTCAGAATCCCTGCGCTTCTCTACTGAAATGACTCAAAGCCATGGCCGAAGCAGGTAAGAGACAAGGGCAGGTGAACACAGGGAAGAGACAGGTGATGCCTATGGTCGTTAATAACCTCTCTGCAAAGCTGAATGGGTCAGGGAGATCGTAGGAAGGAAGGAGTTTACTGCTCATGCACCCAGAAGCTAAGCTGGGGAGGCTTCAGAGCAAAGGAAGATCTTGTGCTTAGTAAGCCTTTTTAAATTTGGCACTTAGGTCAAGCTAAATACATCAGGACAGAGAGGGATCGAGGCTCTCATGGCTACAGAAGGCACTAGACagagttttgaagaaaatcaaTGTGTTTCTGGGCTACAAccacagcaaaaacatttcacagaatcatagtCATAGGATGGTCTGGGTTAGAAGGGACTTTAGagaccacctagttccaaccctcctgccatggggTGGCCTCCGCCACCTTCCCCTAGATTTGTGGGTTCAGAAGCAGTTTAAGGAATTCAGCCAGTGAATTCCCAACAGCACCAAAAGTCCTAAGGCACTTCTGTAGGGCAAGACTATCTCGCAGCTAAATTCCGTTTCACAGAGGAGGCTTGTaaaggccaggctggacacAAACACGAGAGTCAGATCACACGCACGTCATGTTCAGGCTGGGATCTGATTCTGCTCCACAACTGAAGCAGCCTTTTTTGCCAGAGCTGCTTTCATACAATTAACATGCCTCTACtctcaaagctgctgctgcttctacaTGCAGAAACTTAAAAGTCAGAGTCCTTCAACTCTTTATCTTCGCAGACAGAACCAAACATAGTCCTGGGAAGGCAAACACAAGTACAGTTTTGCAAGACAAAGTACCACGGGCGTGACGCTGCGCAGCATGGAAGCGGCGAACAGCTCCCAGCTGGTCACGAAGCAGCCTGCGACCCTCCAAAGGGGTCCGAGTCCCAACGTGCAAGCGCAGCACCCAGGCTTGTGACACCCCGGCAGCCTGTGTCAGCCCACGACTGCCTCAGGCACTGGACAGTTGAGAGAGAAGGTGCCACTCAGCCGGGGCACAGACACAACTTCCACTTGCGTCTAGCAGGCGGCACGCAGCAGTCCCTGTCACACCGTGCGTCCTGGGGACCCTACCCCAGCTCGCAGAGAAAGCCTTGCCCAAGTGACTCACCATGTAGtagccaggcagcagcttctgcaagAACTCGGCCTCTTTGTGCTGAACCGTTTTGATGATAAACTCATCGTCACTGGATACATAGAAGAGGGATCCGCTGGCCCCCGAGTTTGAAAGTTCAATGAGTGGCTCGTTGCAGAGCGAGTACTGAGGAGGACAAGGCAAGAGAAACAGGAAACTTCAGCGTGGAGGTCCTTCCTCTTAAACATTAACAGCGGCAAACCCCAGCGTCACACGCAGCATCCACTGCTGTGCTTACAGGGCTGGCCACGGGGCCTGACGGCACCCACAGCTCCGAGGGGGAGAAGAGGACAAACACCCACCCCACAGAGCACACCACCGACGGGAACCCACTGCAGCCAACTTACCAGATAGTCATCTGGTCGGATCCCAAACAGCTCCCGGAAATAGCGAAAGGCCACTGGAGCGTAGGTTTTGAACCGAAAGTCATTGTAGTGATGTGCTGGGGTCAGGTTGCTCCCTTCACTGATCAAGGGGAAGCACACACACAGGTATTTGTATTTGCAACATTTCTTAAGAAGCTGCCCTAAAAGCAAACACCTGCTGGATGGTTGCTTCTAGCACGCTGGAGGACTAGAAAGCACCCACAACAGCAAGCCTTGGTTCACGCGGCCGATGGTGGGcacacagagggaaggaagagccAGGGTTCTTCAGAAGCAGGTCGCAGGCAGAGGCCAGCGATGCTCTGCAAGCAGCGCTGAGTGGCTCTGCTCAGGAGACCCGCGCTCGCTCCTGCacccagctgtcctggctggccACGGCTCCCTCGTGTGCAAACAAGCAGGGTTAGGAACTgatgctgctgctcactgccaAAGCGCCacagagagaaggaaacaaacactgaccttgggaagaaaatactttctacTACGTAGAAATCTTGCATGAGAACATCTCTTTCGGGTTTGGTGCTCAAGCTTCCAACTGTGTGTGTAATGCCGAGCTGAATGGCACCTTTCAAGGCAGATGACGTAGTCTGCAGGGGCAGAGAAAACGAGTTAAGACAACATGGAGCAGCAGAGTGGAAATAGGAATGAAAGGAGTTAAAGAGAAGAGAGCCCCCAGTTTAAAACAGCACTGTTAGCTGGGGTATTTTACACCTTCTGGCTGCAGCCTcatcatttctttctcattgaCTAACATCACCTTGGAGATGGGAACACCTGGGAAGATCCCTACATCCCTGACAGCATCTTGCTTCATCCTTACACTCTGGGTAGTCGAGCAGTAAAGGACGTGAACTGGAATCAACATCCAGCTGGTCCTTAAAAGAACTGAATGCCATTTCATCCTCCCACAGCACTCATCAGTCAGAGGGGGAAGATATACAGGGACAGATTATCTACTGCCCCTACAAACTTCTTGTCACCTTGGTCTTGGAGCTATAGGCTTTGAAGTTTGCCCTTCCCCAGCTTGGGCAGACTCAGGTCTCCtacagcagaaggcaggcatGGCCAGCACACAACGCACGCTTCTGTTGGTGCTACGCATCCCTCCGTCTGCCTCTCCCGCCAGGTCATGGCTCCTCAACCCTAAGGAGCCGACAGTCATCTTTAAACAAGGAGCAAGACATgaatcccagccctgcagcctccgCACTGACTGCCCCAGAACAATGTAGGACTGTGTTCTTGGAACTGCTACTCACACCAAGAGTCCTCCTCTGTCTACGACACACATGACCTCATCTCAGACCACTGGGACGCGCTTCAGCCCAGCTCGTGCCGCGGGCTGCCTGGTCCAGGACAGCCGAGCTGAGGTCTGCTCAGCACCCCGACACTACCCAGCCGGTCAGTTCCCGGAGCACGCAGATACGAGCTCTGCTGTAAAGCCTGCTGGAAATGTtgaggctgcagagcaggtgcAGGCTGGATTTGTGCACTGCAGCTCACCGACATTTCACTTGGCTTCTGCATAAAGCAACTGGACCCAGAACAAGATCCAGGGCTCATGAGCCAACTAGTTCATGTTTGTTTCCTGAAGCTAAACAAagcccagcctcctgccacaTGCAAGAAATCACTGTGGATCAAAGCATTTGGCACAGAAGACACCACAGTATCTGGGGGGACAAACATCTCAAGTATTTTCCCCAGACACGCATCCTCCATGAAGCCTCATAAAACCAACGGGAACATTTCTCTCACTGAACTGGTTTTCTGTTATcaggttggaccagatgatctccagaggtcccttccaaccctgaccatccTGTGACAATGTCCTTTTGTACCTCAGCTACCTGTTTGCGTCAGCTATTTACTCCAGTATTagatggggaaggaggaggaccCTGACCCCGCTTTTCCTCCTTACCCTTTAAACACTAAAGGTGCTTGAAAACCAGCTCAGCTCACCTAGCCCTGCTTAAACCTCCAGGACACTCTCGCTGTTGGGAAACAGAACTTACAAACAGGGTGCACAACGCCGCCTTGTTTGTGAACACAGAGCCACGGGGCCAGGTTGCCAAGGAACAAGgattttttctctcctattaGCCAGCACCATCAGCTGAGCAGCTGACTGCCTGTTTACAATCGCTTTTATAGggcaaagaattttaaaaaacagcttaCCACCTCTGGAAAAGAGGGGGGTGGAAAACAGACAGGCTGTCCGCTAGTCTCATTCCCAGATAAATCCCATGCACAGTCCCACCAGGCTTCTGGGACCgttgaaagaaacatttcaggcATTTTCCATTGgctcctgcttttctctcctgttaCTGCCATCTAACCTCCTACCTCTGAACTTGCTGGGAAACTGAAAGCCAGATCCCACTCGAAGACACGAGCAGTTTCAAAAAGGGCAGTATAACAAAAGCTGGCTGCCGTAGAAACACCATTTCAATTCCTTCCCCTCTGGTTCCTGCTAGAGATGGAGGTACAGCTGGGTTGGAGATTCCAGACCAGAAGCTTCGCTTCCACAAAGCGGTGCGATGCCCACACGGAGCCATTCCCCATTCAATCTACATCCCAGATGCCAGCACTTTAGAGGGAGTCGGCCCAGCCTGATGAAGTCCAACAAACGGGAAGTAGCATCCACAAAATACCCACATTTACAGGCTTTTTCAAAATCCCAAACAATCTCCCCTTTGTAAAGCAAATTCCAGTAATGCCACAAGATCTATAGAAACTATTGTGCCCCAAGAGCACAGCAAGCACCCAGCAAGCCAGAAAGGGCCTAGGAAGCGTTGCTAACGggcaaagtttaaaaataatcccCTCTTCAGAAGACTACAGAAGAGGGGCAGAGACAGTCCTGTGGTTCCTTTCCTTTGAGATCATCTTCAGCGACTGTCACCGCTGTTGCCCGCGGTCTAACATCGAGCCTCGTGAGACAGGCTACCGCTCTGGATGGCACTCGCCTTGCGAAGAGAACGACAACAGCCAAACGAGCGCTGCGAGAGGCAACTTACCTTTTTATAGGTAGTCTCCCCCGTGGAGTCCACTCCTCTGTGCCCCTTCTTTATCGTCTGTGAGCCCGGCTGCCCAGAAGAACCTGGCATCTAGGATTGGAGTAAAAGACCGTCAGGACCACGGCTGTAAAACCCCATGTTCCAGAGGGTAGTGGCTGCCCAGAACCACCTGGCGTAATTTTGCTCTTCTCAAAGATGGAGCCTGTGCAGTGCACCCTGCCGATGCCCCCGAGCCCTGCGTGGGGCGAAGGGAGGGCACGGCACCAGCTGTCCTCTGGGACAGCAACAGCATTGAGATGCCTTCAAAGAACCCACTGACTCCTGCGTGATTGAGGCTGGACACCTAAATAGAAACGCCCTCACACCAGACCACCCGGGTCTGCTTGTTTCTAATCACCATCATCACAAACAGATCAGCCCTAAGCAAGCCCgggccagctgcagctgatCGCTGCAATTTCTGCCAGCAAGGCCAAGTCTTGGAGGAAACATTTTAGGAAGGTGGCAAATTCTACTCTGATTCATGCCACAAGAGTTCGCTTGACTCATCGTCTTCTGTCTCACACACGCAGTTGTTAAATGGTGTTTCTCAGTCCAAAGGAGCTGAACGCCTCGCTCACAGCAGGAGAGCTGCGCCGTGTTTTGGTGGCACAAGAGTTGTTCAGTTCCAGGACAAGCTGGAGAATCCCTTGGTAAGGAGAAATACTCCTGACTTCCCAAATGAGTACCTGCACCTACAGTACCTACCGCTGCCTGGCTTACCCCTGACTTCAACGGGGTTGGGAAAACAGCAGCCAAGTGTGAAATTTAAGCATTCTCTCAGCCAGGGGACAAACCAGGTTGTCAGTCAGAAACTTACCTCAGGGGTGAGTGATTTTTTGAAGGTAGATGATCCTGCCAAAAGAACAAAGGCATGCTCAGAAAGGGTTAATCATTATTATGCATCACCAAAAAAAGCCTGACACACCGCGAGCATTTTAAGGCATCTGAAAAAGCACTGACTCACGGCTGAtttcttccccagcttctccgcttacagcagagaaaatttTTGTCAAGCCACAAGGAAATGCTCCTCTGCTCACCCCTCGACAGCCACGCTCAGCTTGTGCGTCAGCTGCCGGCCAGGGTCCGCTGTGCCCCCGCACCGAGGGGCAGGACCACCTCCCGAGGGGACATCGCTGATGGATTACTGACATCTATCAGAACCAGGAGGGCCAAGTGCTCTGCAGCGTTTCAGTAATGCGCTGACCACGCTTTaccttaaaattatttccaggaCCTTTTATTGAAAGGCTGAAAATGCCAAGCCTTCCACTCGAAGCCAAGCCCAGGGATTTCCATAACTACCATGCTGTCAAATATCTGCAAGGTGGTGTACTTCTATCTTTTAGGCCTGAATTCCcattttgggatttttttggatgcaggaagggggaaaaaaaaaaaaaaggcaattagaTGACATCGCCCCTCCACGATGTCTGTCTACACCACAAAGCCACCAGCCAGCTCGAGCCCAGCACCGGCGAGGCCAAGAGCTCCCAGGACAGGGACGCTGCCCCTGCCAAGCAAATGCATAAAATAGTGATGTGCTTTCTGCCTCCAGCCCAGAAAAGCAGACAagctctttcattttgtttttctttctgcttcagacACAGCAActgaatttattaattttttttaatctttttttacaCAGGAGCCATGACCACAGCCTTACAAAACCGCCCCCGCCCAAAAGCAACACCCTCATCGCACCACGGAGCAAGCAGAGGGTTGCTTCCCCCGACATCCAGTAATTGTTTTACCAGATTAAGCATTACAACATCTAATCCTTGCAGCGGTACTGGGTCCACCCACCACTCGCTCAGCAGAGAAGCCCCTTCTGCTCGCCTGTTACAGGCAGTGTAAAGCCTCACGCTGTGATTTCATCAAGCACTACAGCTCTACAAAAACCGCATTTCAGCAAAAGGAACAGAGGTACTTCACAGCAAAATCCATCAGCCTTCTGATCCCCTTATCGAGTGATCAAAGTTC of Falco rusticolus isolate bFalRus1 chromosome 19, bFalRus1.pri, whole genome shotgun sequence contains these proteins:
- the PIP5K1A gene encoding phosphatidylinositol 4-phosphate 5-kinase type-1 alpha isoform X8, yielding MAAAGPESGGSSGSSGGLAGSSTFKKSLTPEMPGSSGQPGSQTIKKGHRGVDSTGETTYKKTTSSALKGAIQLGITHTVGSLSTKPERDVLMQDFYVVESIFFPSEGSNLTPAHHYNDFRFKTYAPVAFRYFRELFGIRPDDYLYSLCNEPLIELSNSGASGSLFYVSSDDEFIIKTVQHKEAEFLQKLLPGYYMNLNQNPRTLLPKFYGLYCVQAGGKNIRIVVMNNLLPRSVKMHLKYDLKGSTYKRRASQKEREKVFPTYKDLDFMQDIPDGLFLDSDMYNALCKTLQRDCLVLQSFKIMDYSLLVAIHNIDLAQREHAMADGTSQTDTRRPAAQKALYSTAMESIQGEARRGGTIETDDQMGGIPARNAKGERLLLYIGIIDVLQSYRFVKKLEHSWKALVHDGDTVSVHRPSFYAERFQRFMCNTAFKKIPLKPSPSKKSRSGTAVPRRSCQGVPSQSHMSCETKAQVMTEADIEQGSHLGRPDLLPRTLPVDEANSDSIATTLSTSSLGSGGLNSPANRSPHSVSPAVPQDLPYWSALQS
- the PIP5K1A gene encoding phosphatidylinositol 4-phosphate 5-kinase type-1 alpha isoform X7, whose translation is MAAAGPESGGSSGSSGGLAGSSTFKKSLTPEMPGSSGQPGSQTIKKGHRGVDSTGETTYKKTTSSALKGAIQLGITHTVGSLSTKPERDVLMQDFYVVESIFFPSEGSNLTPAHHYNDFRFKTYAPVAFRYFRELFGIRPDDYLYSLCNEPLIELSNSGASGSLFYVSSDDEFIIKTVQHKEAEFLQKLLPGYYMNLNQNPRTLLPKFYGLYCVQAGGKNIRIVVMNNLLPRSVKMHLKYDLKGSTYKRRASQKEREKVFPTYKDLDFMQDIPDGLFLDSDMYNALCKTLQRDCLVLQSFKIMDYSLLVAIHNIDLAQREHAMADGTSQTDTRRPAAQKALYSTAMESIQGEARRGGTIETDDQMGGIPARNAKGERLLLYIGIIDVLQSYRFVKKLEHSWKALVHDGDTVSVHRPSFYAERFQRFMCNTAFKKIPLKPSPSKKSRSGTAVPRRSCQGVPSQSHMSCETKAQVMTEADIEQGSHLGRPDLLPRTLPVDEANSDSIATTLSTSSLGSGGLNSPANSGSPGPSILERSAELREQLEDLQETEISF
- the PIP5K1A gene encoding phosphatidylinositol 4-phosphate 5-kinase type-1 alpha isoform X5; the protein is MAAAGPESGGSSGSSGGLAGSSTFKKSLTPEMPGSSGQPGSQTIKKGHRGVDSTGETTYKKTTSSALKGAIQLGITHTVGSLSTKPERDVLMQDFYVVESIFFPSEGSNLTPAHHYNDFRFKTYAPVAFRYFRELFGIRPDDYLYSLCNEPLIELSNSGASGSLFYVSSDDEFIIKTVQHKEAEFLQKLLPGYYMNLNQNPRTLLPKFYGLYCVQAGGKNIRIVVMNNLLPRSVKMHLKYDLKGSTYKRRASQKEREKVFPTYKDLDFMQDIPDGLFLDSDMYNALCKTLQRDCLVLQSFKIMDYSLLVAIHNIDLAQREHAMADGTSQTDTRRPAAQKALYSTAMESIQGEARRGGTIETDDQMGGIPARNAKGERLLLYIGIIDVLQSYRFVKKLEHSWKALVHDGDTVSVHRPSFYAERFQRFMCNTAFKKIPLKPSPSKKSRSGTAVPRRSCQGVPSQSHMSCETKAQVMTEADIEQGSHLGRPDLLPRTLPVDEANSDSIATTLSTSSLGSGGLNSPANSGSPGPSILERSAELREQLEDLQETEISFLSYLDRNLKAGRLGYT